From a region of the Janthinobacterium sp. 61 genome:
- a CDS encoding DUF6279 family lipoprotein has protein sequence MKKFNTQAPSSTPFGRFTYAVLAIMLVVMAGCSGLRLAYNNGDTVLYWWLNAYVDLDRDQKGWVRDDIDKLFDWHRKTQLKDYVEILRTGQKQLQGNITQADLMSDYSEIKQRTQALLLKAAPELADLARSLKPEQIAQMEKKFKSNNEDYRKKYLSGDQEKRQKLRYKKAMEQFELWFGSFSSEQEAIIRKASDARPLNNDIWLDERMRRQQNVLNLVKKVHQEKLGKEAAAALIASLIKDSFERLEHSERKAFFDSYEASTAQMVLTVIKIATPTQKAHAVKRMQGWIDDFNSLATQPK, from the coding sequence ATGAAAAAGTTTAACACGCAGGCCCCGTCTTCCACGCCCTTTGGCCGTTTTACTTATGCCGTGCTGGCCATCATGCTCGTCGTCATGGCCGGCTGCAGCGGCTTGCGCCTGGCCTATAACAATGGCGATACCGTGTTGTACTGGTGGCTGAACGCGTATGTCGACCTGGACCGCGATCAGAAGGGCTGGGTGCGCGATGATATCGACAAGCTGTTCGACTGGCACCGCAAGACGCAATTGAAGGACTATGTGGAAATCCTGCGCACGGGCCAGAAGCAGCTGCAAGGCAATATCACGCAGGCGGACCTGATGAGCGACTACAGCGAGATCAAGCAGCGCACCCAGGCGCTGCTGCTGAAGGCGGCGCCCGAGCTGGCCGACCTGGCGCGTTCGCTCAAGCCCGAGCAAATTGCGCAGATGGAAAAGAAGTTCAAGTCGAACAATGAGGATTACCGCAAGAAATACCTGAGCGGCGACCAGGAGAAGCGCCAGAAATTGCGCTACAAGAAAGCCATGGAGCAATTCGAACTGTGGTTCGGCAGCTTCAGCAGCGAGCAGGAGGCCATCATACGTAAAGCGTCCGACGCGCGTCCGCTGAACAATGACATTTGGCTCGACGAACGCATGCGGCGCCAGCAGAACGTATTGAACCTGGTCAAGAAAGTCCACCAGGAAAAACTCGGCAAGGAAGCGGCTGCGGCCTTGATCGCAAGCCTGATCAAAGACAGTTTCGAGCGCCTGGAACACTCGGAGCGCAAAGCATTTTTTGACAGCTACGAAGCGAGCACTGCGCAAATGGTCTTGACGGTGATCAAGATCGCCACGCCAACGCAAAAGGCCCACGCCGTCAAGCGCATGCAGGGCTGGATCGACGATTTCAATTCCCTGGCCACACAGCCCAAATAG
- the glmU gene encoding bifunctional UDP-N-acetylglucosamine diphosphorylase/glucosamine-1-phosphate N-acetyltransferase GlmU yields the protein MNVVILAAGMGKRMQSALPKVLHPLAGKPLLSHVIDTARGLAPSRLCVIYGHGGAAVLKLLDGYKTNHGLAIDAAEQTQQLGTGHAVQQAVSLLDDSVPTLILYGDVPLTSAASLQQLVQAAGNDKLAILTVEQDDPFGLGRIVRDNGAIVRIVEEKDASPSERAIREINSGIMVAPTVALKQWLSALSNDNAQGEYYLTDIVAQAVADGVAVTSAHPAAVWEVAGVNSKVQLAQLERIHQNNIAQALLERGVTLLDPARIDVRGELICGRDVTIDVGCVFEGRVELGDGVRVGANNVIINATVAADAHIKPFCHIEDAVVGGASIIGPYARLRPGTVLAEDVHIGNFVEVKNSQVAAHSKANHLAYIGDATIGSKVNIGAGTITCNYDGVNKFRTVIEDDAFIGSDSQLIAPVTVGKGATLGAGTTLSKDAPAGKLTVSRARQVTIDGWTRPVKIKK from the coding sequence ATGAACGTTGTCATTCTCGCTGCCGGTATGGGCAAACGCATGCAGTCGGCACTGCCCAAGGTATTGCATCCTTTGGCTGGCAAGCCGCTGTTGTCGCACGTCATCGACACGGCGCGCGGCCTGGCGCCGTCTCGATTATGCGTGATTTACGGGCATGGGGGCGCAGCGGTGCTGAAGTTGCTTGATGGCTACAAGACGAACCATGGCCTGGCGATTGATGCTGCCGAGCAAACGCAGCAGCTGGGCACGGGGCATGCCGTGCAGCAAGCCGTGTCCTTGCTGGACGACAGCGTGCCCACCCTGATCCTGTACGGCGACGTGCCGCTGACCAGCGCCGCCTCCCTGCAGCAACTGGTGCAGGCGGCCGGTAACGACAAGTTGGCCATCCTGACCGTGGAACAGGACGATCCGTTTGGCCTGGGCCGCATCGTGCGCGACAACGGCGCCATCGTGCGCATCGTCGAGGAAAAGGATGCTTCCCCAAGCGAGCGCGCCATCCGCGAGATCAACAGCGGCATCATGGTCGCGCCCACCGTGGCCCTGAAGCAATGGCTGTCGGCCTTGTCGAATGACAATGCCCAAGGAGAATACTATCTGACCGATATCGTCGCCCAGGCCGTCGCCGATGGCGTGGCCGTCACCTCGGCACATCCGGCTGCCGTGTGGGAAGTGGCGGGCGTCAACAGCAAGGTGCAACTGGCCCAACTGGAACGCATCCACCAGAACAATATCGCGCAAGCGCTGCTGGAACGGGGCGTGACCTTGCTTGATCCGGCCCGCATCGACGTGCGTGGCGAACTCATTTGTGGCCGCGATGTCACCATCGACGTTGGCTGCGTGTTCGAAGGCAGAGTGGAACTTGGCGATGGCGTGCGCGTGGGCGCCAACAACGTCATCATCAATGCCACCGTGGCCGCTGATGCGCACATCAAGCCGTTTTGCCATATCGAGGACGCGGTCGTCGGCGGCGCTTCCATCATTGGCCCTTACGCGCGCCTGCGCCCGGGAACGGTCCTGGCGGAAGACGTGCATATCGGCAACTTCGTCGAAGTGAAGAACAGCCAGGTCGCCGCGCACAGCAAGGCCAACCATCTGGCCTACATCGGCGACGCCACCATCGGCTCGAAGGTCAACATCGGCGCCGGTACCATCACCTGCAACTACGATGGCGTGAACAAATTCCGCACGGTCATTGAAGACGACGCTTTTATCGGCAGCGACAGCCAGCTGATCGCGCCCGTCACCGTCGGCAAAGGCGCTACCCTGGGTGCCGGCACGACTTTGTCGAAAGATGCACCGGCCGGCAAGCTGACGGTCTCGCGCGCGCGCCAAGTAACCATCGACGGCTGGACGCGCCCCGTGAAAATCAAGAAGTAA
- a CDS encoding serine hydrolase has translation MMSKFAAIITGMTLVLAACKPAATAPVHDIPAAMRQTATALLQSKFLHATSIAVVYRGKEFILHQGELETGKANPPNDTTLYEIGSVSKTFAGLLLANAVLDGKAALDDPIQKYLAAAYPNLQSQGQPVRLRHLITHTSNMPGMLPLRVNTILKDFTAHATPAKLNAAYANYGQQQFWQDLHRVSIKGPLGKDYAYSSAGTELIAHTLEKIYGMPYEVLLAQFLAREAGMQDTKLRITAMDTGRLAPGYHSDNPVVTTPMPQLPWGAAGNLKSTMPDMAKYLRLQLGAHPAVVESHKPLARFQDNFSIGYFWNIGSNRQLGTHYVHHGGVPRAQSYAYVVPKYQLGVFIITNQSGDATAGAMESALAHIFDAVESMESAQQAGPGV, from the coding sequence ATGATGAGCAAATTCGCCGCAATCATAACTGGAATGACACTGGTGCTGGCAGCTTGCAAGCCCGCTGCCACAGCACCTGTGCATGACATTCCTGCGGCAATGCGCCAGACCGCGACCGCGCTGCTGCAGTCAAAGTTTCTACACGCGACCTCGATTGCTGTCGTGTATCGCGGCAAGGAATTCATTCTGCATCAAGGCGAGCTGGAGACGGGCAAAGCCAATCCGCCGAACGATACAACGCTGTATGAAATCGGCTCAGTCAGCAAAACTTTTGCTGGCCTGCTACTGGCGAACGCTGTGCTTGATGGGAAGGCGGCGCTCGACGATCCCATACAAAAGTACCTGGCGGCCGCCTACCCGAACTTGCAGTCGCAGGGCCAGCCGGTTCGCTTGCGCCATTTGATCACACACACCAGCAATATGCCGGGCATGCTGCCATTGCGGGTGAACACCATATTGAAGGATTTCACTGCACACGCCACGCCGGCAAAGCTCAATGCAGCCTACGCCAACTACGGACAACAGCAATTCTGGCAGGACTTGCACAGAGTCAGCATCAAAGGTCCGCTAGGCAAGGACTATGCATATTCAAGCGCCGGTACCGAACTCATTGCGCACACTCTCGAAAAAATCTACGGAATGCCCTATGAAGTCCTGCTCGCGCAATTCCTTGCGCGCGAAGCCGGCATGCAGGATACCAAGCTGAGAATCACGGCCATGGATACCGGCCGGCTAGCGCCCGGCTACCACAGCGACAATCCCGTCGTTACAACGCCGATGCCACAACTGCCCTGGGGGGCAGCCGGCAACCTGAAGTCGACTATGCCGGATATGGCGAAGTACCTGCGCCTGCAATTGGGCGCCCATCCTGCGGTCGTCGAATCGCACAAGCCTTTGGCGCGCTTTCAGGATAACTTCAGCATTGGCTATTTCTGGAACATCGGTAGCAATCGCCAGTTGGGCACGCATTATGTACACCATGGCGGCGTGCCACGTGCGCAAAGCTACGCCTACGTCGTTCCCAAATATCAGCTTGGGGTCTTCATCATCACCAACCAGAGCGGCGACGCTACCGCCGGCGCCATGGAAAGCGCGCTGGCGCATATTTTCGACGCAGTGGAATCCATGGAAAGCGCGCAGCAGGCTGGCCCCGGGGTATAG
- a CDS encoding YfhL family 4Fe-4S dicluster ferredoxin, with translation MALLITDECINCDICEPECPNDAIYMGAEIYEIDPNKCTECVGHFDEPQCQQVCPVSCIPFNPAWRESPEQLMAKYERLQAELPAAKA, from the coding sequence ATGGCATTACTGATCACAGACGAATGCATCAATTGCGACATTTGCGAGCCCGAGTGCCCGAATGACGCGATCTACATGGGTGCAGAAATCTACGAAATCGATCCCAACAAGTGCACCGAATGCGTGGGGCATTTTGACGAGCCGCAATGCCAGCAAGTGTGCCCCGTCAGCTGCATCCCCTTCAATCCCGCCTGGCGCGAAAGCCCGGAGCAATTGATGGCCAAGTACGAACGCCTGCAGGCGGAACTGCCTGCGGCCAAGGCCTAA
- the glmS gene encoding glutamine--fructose-6-phosphate transaminase (isomerizing), translating into MCGIVGAVAQRNITPILVEGLKRLEYRGYDSCGIALHADGRLQRSRSTSRVAELEKQIAEEGLSGFTGIAHTRWATHGAPVSFNAHPHFSPTEENARVALVHNGIIENHDELRAELTALGYVFQSQTDTEVIAHLVEHMYNGDLFETVQQAVKRLDGAYAIAVFCRDEPHRVVAARQGSPLIVGLGNGENFVASDAMALAGTTDQIIYLEEGDVVDLQLSRCWIVDVDGKPVEREVKTVHAHTGAAELGPYRHYMQKEIFEQPRAIGDTLEGVTGIMPELFGDNAYAIFKQIDRVLILACGTSSYAGMTAKYWIEAIAKVPVSVEVASEYRYRDSVPHPNTLVVTISQSGETADTLAALKHARSLGMQHTLTICNVATSAMVRECALAYITRAGVEVGVASTKAFTTQLAGLFLLTLCLAQVNGRLSEEQEAAHLKAMRHLPVAIASVLALEPQIIAWSEEFARKENALFLGRGMHYPIALEGALKLKEISYIHAEAYPAGELKHGPLALVTNEMPVVTIAPNDALIEKLKSNMQEVRARGGQLYVFADVDSRISSGEGLHVIRLPEHYGDLSPILHVVALQLLAYHTALARGTDVDKPRNLAKSVTVE; encoded by the coding sequence ATGTGCGGCATCGTCGGCGCGGTAGCGCAACGTAACATCACTCCCATCCTGGTCGAAGGCCTGAAGCGCCTGGAATACCGCGGCTACGATTCCTGCGGCATCGCCCTGCATGCGGATGGCCGTTTGCAGCGTTCGCGTTCCACCTCGCGCGTCGCCGAGCTGGAAAAGCAGATCGCCGAAGAAGGCTTGAGCGGTTTTACGGGCATCGCCCACACGCGCTGGGCCACGCATGGCGCCCCTGTTTCCTTCAATGCCCACCCGCACTTTTCCCCAACGGAAGAGAACGCCCGCGTGGCGCTGGTGCATAACGGTATCATTGAAAACCATGACGAACTGCGCGCCGAACTGACGGCCCTCGGTTACGTCTTCCAGAGCCAGACGGACACGGAAGTGATCGCCCACCTGGTCGAGCACATGTATAACGGCGACCTGTTCGAGACCGTGCAGCAGGCCGTGAAACGCCTCGATGGCGCGTATGCGATTGCCGTGTTCTGCCGCGACGAGCCGCACCGCGTGGTCGCCGCGCGCCAGGGTTCGCCCCTGATCGTCGGCCTGGGCAATGGTGAAAACTTTGTCGCCTCCGATGCCATGGCCCTGGCCGGCACGACCGACCAGATCATCTACCTGGAAGAAGGCGATGTGGTCGACCTGCAACTGTCGCGCTGCTGGATCGTCGATGTCGATGGCAAGCCTGTCGAACGCGAAGTGAAAACCGTGCATGCGCATACGGGCGCGGCCGAGCTGGGCCCATACCGCCACTACATGCAGAAGGAAATCTTCGAACAGCCGCGCGCCATCGGTGACACGCTCGAAGGCGTGACGGGCATCATGCCGGAATTGTTCGGCGACAACGCCTATGCCATCTTCAAGCAGATTGACCGCGTGCTGATCCTGGCCTGCGGCACCAGCTCGTATGCGGGCATGACGGCCAAGTACTGGATCGAAGCGATTGCCAAGGTGCCCGTCAGCGTGGAAGTGGCCAGCGAATACCGCTACCGCGACAGCGTGCCGCACCCGAACACCCTGGTCGTCACCATTTCGCAAAGTGGCGAAACGGCCGACACCCTGGCCGCCCTGAAGCATGCGCGCAGCCTGGGCATGCAGCACACCCTGACCATCTGCAACGTGGCCACCAGCGCCATGGTGCGCGAATGCGCGCTGGCCTACATCACGCGCGCCGGCGTGGAAGTGGGCGTGGCGTCCACCAAGGCGTTCACGACGCAGCTGGCCGGCCTGTTCCTGCTGACCCTGTGCCTGGCGCAAGTCAATGGCCGCTTGAGCGAAGAACAGGAAGCGGCGCACCTGAAAGCCATGCGTCACCTGCCCGTCGCCATCGCGTCCGTGCTGGCGCTGGAACCGCAGATTATCGCCTGGTCCGAAGAATTCGCGCGCAAGGAAAACGCCCTCTTCCTGGGGCGCGGCATGCACTACCCGATCGCCCTGGAAGGTGCCTTGAAACTCAAGGAAATTTCCTACATTCACGCCGAAGCGTATCCGGCCGGCGAGCTGAAACACGGCCCGCTGGCCCTGGTGACGAATGAAATGCCGGTCGTCACCATCGCGCCGAACGACGCGCTGATCGAAAAGTTGAAATCGAACATGCAGGAAGTGCGCGCCCGCGGCGGCCAGCTCTACGTCTTCGCCGACGTCGATTCGCGCATCAGCTCCGGCGAAGGCCTGCACGTCATCCGCCTGCCCGAGCACTACGGCGATTTGTCGCCTATCCTGCACGTGGTCGCGCTGCAATTGCTGGCGTATCACACGGCGCTGGCGCGGGGCACGGATGTGGACAAGCCACGCAATCTGGCGAAGTCGGTGACGGTGGAATAA
- the coaD gene encoding pantetheine-phosphate adenylyltransferase translates to MVVAVYPGTFDPLTRGHEDLVRRASGLFDKLIVGVADSKNKQPFFSLDERLEIANEVLGHYPNVQVESFSGLLKDFVRKHEARVIVRGLRAVSDFEYEFQMAGMNRYLLPDVETMFLTPSDQYQFISGTIVREIAALGGDVSKFVFPSVNRWLQNKIAANAASSQ, encoded by the coding sequence ATGGTTGTAGCCGTTTATCCAGGAACATTCGATCCACTCACACGCGGTCATGAAGATCTGGTGCGCCGTGCATCGGGTCTGTTTGACAAGCTGATCGTCGGTGTGGCCGACAGCAAGAACAAGCAACCGTTTTTCTCGCTCGACGAACGCCTGGAAATCGCCAACGAAGTACTCGGCCACTATCCGAATGTGCAAGTGGAAAGCTTTTCCGGCCTGCTCAAAGATTTCGTGCGCAAGCATGAAGCTAGGGTCATCGTGCGCGGCTTGCGTGCCGTCTCCGACTTCGAATACGAATTCCAGATGGCCGGCATGAACCGCTACCTGCTGCCCGATGTCGAAACCATGTTCCTGACACCGTCCGACCAGTACCAGTTCATTTCGGGCACCATCGTGCGCGAAATCGCGGCGCTGGGCGGCGATGTCTCCAAGTTTGTCTTCCCCTCGGTGAACCGCTGGCTGCAAAACAAGATTGCCGCCAACGCTGCATCATCGCAATAA
- the rsmD gene encoding 16S rRNA (guanine(966)-N(2))-methyltransferase RsmD: MQKKIKKPAKVPVHHAPPPNQVRIIGGQWKRSVLPVLQALGLRPTPDRVRETVFNWINHLRDGDWANAQVLDLFAGSGALGFEAASRGAAAVTMVDTHTPVIRQLEENKTKLRADNVQLLRGDALLTAQGLASRGQRFDLIFLDPPYQQDFLAKILPLCANLLKEGGMIYAESGLPLVFDDSSELEKPQWMAPWEVIRADKAGTVYYHLLTYNKVTATA; encoded by the coding sequence ATGCAAAAGAAAATTAAAAAACCCGCCAAAGTCCCCGTCCACCACGCTCCGCCACCGAACCAGGTACGCATCATCGGCGGCCAGTGGAAGCGCTCCGTGCTGCCTGTTTTGCAGGCACTGGGCTTGCGTCCGACGCCAGACCGCGTGCGCGAAACCGTGTTCAACTGGATCAACCACTTGCGCGATGGCGACTGGGCCAACGCCCAGGTGCTGGATCTGTTCGCGGGCAGCGGCGCACTGGGCTTTGAAGCGGCCAGCCGCGGCGCCGCCGCCGTCACCATGGTCGACACGCATACACCCGTGATCCGCCAGCTGGAAGAGAACAAGACGAAGTTGCGCGCCGACAACGTGCAGCTGCTGCGCGGCGACGCCCTGCTGACGGCGCAAGGCCTGGCATCGCGCGGCCAGCGTTTCGACCTGATCTTCCTCGACCCGCCCTACCAGCAGGATTTTCTGGCCAAGATATTGCCCTTGTGCGCCAACTTGCTCAAGGAAGGCGGCATGATTTACGCGGAATCGGGCTTGCCGCTGGTCTTCGACGACAGCAGCGAATTGGAAAAACCCCAGTGGATGGCGCCGTGGGAAGTCATCCGTGCCGACAAAGCGGGTACCGTTTATTATCATTTGCTAACTTACAACAAAGTGACGGCAACTGCCTGA
- the msuE gene encoding FMN reductase, which produces MTRPLRLVAVSGGLQRPSKAAALAEHLMDLIADEVLCEQRLVELGQLAPQLAGATWRSHLPDTVERELAAVEQADILVVATPVFRGSYTGLFKHFFDFIHQDALIDKPVLLAATGGSERHALMIDHQLRPLFSFFQARTLPLGVYATDKDFADYRLQDAALIQRATLAVQRALPLVGLTRHAQSAAAETLVAA; this is translated from the coding sequence ATGACACGTCCCCTGCGTTTAGTCGCCGTCTCCGGCGGGCTGCAACGCCCTTCCAAGGCGGCAGCCCTGGCAGAGCACCTGATGGACCTGATCGCCGACGAAGTGCTGTGCGAACAACGTCTGGTCGAACTGGGCCAGCTCGCCCCCCAGCTCGCCGGCGCGACCTGGCGCTCCCACCTGCCCGATACGGTGGAGCGGGAACTTGCGGCGGTCGAGCAAGCCGACATCCTGGTGGTGGCAACACCGGTCTTTCGCGGTTCCTACACGGGACTGTTCAAGCACTTCTTCGACTTCATTCATCAGGATGCCTTGATCGACAAGCCCGTCTTGCTGGCGGCCACCGGCGGCAGCGAGCGCCATGCCCTGATGATCGACCACCAATTGCGGCCGCTGTTCAGCTTTTTCCAGGCACGCACCTTGCCGCTGGGCGTCTACGCGACCGACAAGGATTTCGCCGACTACCGTCTGCAGGACGCGGCCCTGATCCAGCGGGCCACACTGGCGGTCCAACGGGCATTGCCGTTGGTCGGCTTGACGCGCCATGCGCAATCTGCCGCCGCCGAAACGCTGGTCGCGGCCTGA
- a CDS encoding Lrp/AsnC family transcriptional regulator, with protein sequence MIHSNITLDDIDRRILNALQMDASQTNSELARSVHVSAPTCLRRVKHLIESGVIERQVAIVAPQLVGARLTAIVEITLDVQAAERMAEFEQLVAMEAAVLQCYRVSPGPDFVLMVQVADMPAYHALAHRLFAAHANVRNVKSYFSTFRSKFETRIAV encoded by the coding sequence ATGATCCATAGCAATATTACTCTCGACGACATTGATCGTCGCATCCTGAACGCCTTGCAAATGGATGCATCGCAAACCAACAGTGAGCTGGCGCGATCGGTGCACGTCTCGGCGCCCACGTGTTTGCGGAGGGTCAAACATTTAATAGAAAGCGGTGTGATCGAGCGGCAAGTGGCCATCGTCGCGCCGCAGCTGGTGGGGGCGCGCCTGACGGCCATCGTGGAAATCACGCTCGATGTGCAGGCGGCCGAACGCATGGCGGAATTCGAGCAGCTGGTGGCGATGGAAGCGGCCGTGCTGCAGTGCTACCGCGTCTCGCCCGGGCCCGACTTCGTGCTGATGGTACAGGTGGCCGACATGCCCGCCTACCATGCGCTGGCGCACCGCCTGTTTGCCGCGCACGCCAATGTGCGCAATGTGAAAAGCTATTTTTCCACGTTTCGCAGCAAATTCGAGACGCGCATCGCTGTCTGA
- a CDS encoding LysR family transcriptional regulator encodes MLERIHLSIVQQVEKQGSLTAAAGVLHLTQSALSHSMKKLEQQLGTDVWLREGRNLRLTQAGQYLLAVANRVLPQLDLAEERLGQFAQGERGALRIGMECHPCYQWLLKVVSPYLAAWPDVDVDVKQKFQFGGIGALFGYEIDLLVTPDPLYKPGLTFEPVFDYEQVLVVAKGHALATAAYVQPQQLTQEVLISYPVDIERLDIYNQFLLPAGVTPKRHKAIETTDIMLQMVASGRGVAALPRWLVEEYAAKMDVVPVRLGVRGIAKQIFLGARETDTAIDYARAFIELARQPAIVMAQGSDAKTLDASR; translated from the coding sequence ATGCTTGAACGCATCCACCTCAGCATCGTCCAGCAGGTCGAAAAACAAGGGTCGTTGACGGCCGCCGCAGGCGTGCTGCACCTGACCCAGTCGGCCCTGAGCCACAGCATGAAGAAGCTGGAGCAGCAACTGGGCACCGACGTCTGGCTGCGCGAAGGGCGCAACCTGCGCCTGACGCAGGCCGGCCAGTATCTGCTGGCGGTGGCGAACCGGGTACTGCCGCAACTGGACCTGGCCGAAGAGCGCCTGGGTCAATTCGCGCAGGGCGAGCGCGGTGCGCTGCGCATCGGCATGGAATGCCACCCTTGCTACCAGTGGCTGCTCAAAGTGGTTTCCCCCTATCTGGCCGCATGGCCCGACGTGGATGTGGACGTCAAGCAAAAGTTCCAGTTTGGCGGGATCGGCGCGCTCTTCGGCTACGAGATCGACCTGCTGGTCACGCCCGACCCGCTGTACAAACCGGGGCTGACATTCGAACCCGTGTTCGACTACGAGCAGGTGCTCGTCGTGGCCAAGGGCCATGCCCTGGCTACCGCGGCCTATGTGCAGCCCCAGCAACTGACCCAGGAGGTGCTCATCAGCTACCCCGTGGACATCGAGCGCCTGGACATCTATAACCAGTTCCTGTTACCGGCCGGTGTCACGCCCAAGCGCCACAAAGCCATCGAAACCACCGACATCATGCTGCAGATGGTGGCCAGCGGACGCGGTGTGGCCGCCCTGCCGCGCTGGCTGGTCGAGGAATACGCGGCCAAAATGGACGTCGTGCCTGTGCGGCTGGGTGTGCGCGGCATCGCCAAGCAAATCTTCCTGGGGGCACGCGAGACGGACACCGCCATCGACTACGCGCGTGCCTTCATCGAACTGGCCCGCCAGCCTGCCATCGTCATGGCGCAAGGAAGCGATGCTAAAACCCTTGATGCATCCCGCTAA
- a CDS encoding ATP-binding protein produces MGKVMPVASSALRHKRLSWVSRRRCAKGRAQAEASLLRVALRKLLSNADRHAPQAQAIRVQDATLDDGRVHIVVSNAGELLPADEIPRLHQKYCRGQIAQH; encoded by the coding sequence ATGGGCAAGGTCATGCCGGTGGCCAGCTCGGCCTTGCGGCACAAACGGCTGAGCTGGGTGTCCAGGCGGCGCTGCGCCAAGGGCAGGGCACAAGCCGAGGCCAGCCTGCTGCGCGTGGCCCTGCGTAAGCTGCTCAGCAATGCTGATCGGCATGCGCCGCAGGCCCAGGCGATTCGCGTGCAAGACGCCACGCTCGATGACGGCCGCGTACACATCGTCGTCAGCAATGCGGGCGAACTCCTGCCTGCCGATGAAATCCCGCGCCTGCACCAGAAATACTGCCGCGGCCAGATCGCCCAGCACTAG